Proteins found in one Alicyclobacillus cycloheptanicus genomic segment:
- the spoVT gene encoding stage V sporulation protein T, with protein sequence MKATGIVRRIDDLGRVVIPKEIRRTLRIREGDPLEIFVDRDGEVILKKYSPIGELGDFAKEYAESLAEASGHIALIADRDVIIAVSGASKKDFLDKPISEDVEQSMEDRKTVMDTSPGEYATIRDRTEHFSSRVIAPIVAAGDPIGAVMLLSRDDNVKMGALEQKLAETAAGFLGKQMEQ encoded by the coding sequence ACGCGTTGTCATTCCGAAAGAAATTCGAAGGACGCTGCGTATTCGGGAAGGGGATCCCTTAGAGATTTTCGTCGATCGGGACGGGGAAGTGATTCTGAAGAAGTACTCCCCCATCGGAGAACTTGGCGATTTTGCCAAGGAATATGCGGAATCATTAGCTGAAGCCTCAGGACACATCGCGTTGATTGCAGACAGAGATGTCATTATTGCTGTATCAGGTGCCTCGAAAAAGGACTTTCTGGACAAGCCGATTAGCGAAGATGTGGAACAATCGATGGAAGACCGCAAGACCGTCATGGACACGTCACCTGGAGAGTACGCGACAATTCGCGACCGGACAGAACACTTCTCTTCGCGCGTCATCGCGCCGATTGTTGCTGCGGGCGATCCGATTGGGGCCGTCATGCTGCTGTCTCGCGATGACAATGTCAAAATGGGCGCACTGGAACAGAAACTTGCCGAAACTGCCGCGGGATTCTTAGGCAAGCAAATGGAACAATAA